From the Halococcus sediminicola genome, the window CTGCGTGTGGGGAGCAGGGCGACGTTCTCGCAGTTAAAAAGTCAGCTTGAGGAGAAGGGACTGATTGAGACGGAGAAAGTACCGGTTGACGTTGGGCGGCCACCATTACGCTTGCTACTCAGCGATGAGCGCTTGCACGAGGCAGAGAGCGATGAACTGGCGAGTGTTGCTGAGGAGCTGCTCTCGTCCTCCGGTACATGTCACGATACCGCTCAGGGTTAGCCCTTGTCCTTCCTAAGTAGTAAAATTTCCGCCCAAACACATGGCTTACCAAGCGTGCGCTACTGACGAGAGAGGCGTCTGATATTGAGGACGATTTCACGCTCGACACACGCTTCGTGAAATTGTAGTAGCGTCTCTCCCTCATCGGCCCGGATCTCGAACGGTCGATCTTTCGTAGGGGAAGCAGTAGTCGTCCGTCGAACCGCGAGTTCATTCTCAGGAAACCCGGTGAGTATCTGATCGAGGTCCTTCTGGGAAGCTTCGATGGTCGCTTCCGCAACAATGTTCATGGCGCTTTCCGTGGTATCGTTCTCGGCGCTTTTGGTGTCGATGTCGCTCATTCGATGATGTTCGCGTTTTGAATCAGTTCACGGTGTGCGCGCCGGAATCGTTCGGAGAGCGCCTGATGACTGACACCGAGGTCGGTGGCGAGTTCTGCCGACGTGAGATCTCGCGGGATGTTGTAGTAGCCCATCTCGAAGGCTCTGGTGAGCGCGGTGTGTTGCCTATGAGTCAGGCCACCGGAGTCGATTCCTCCGTTTCCGAGAGTGCTGATACTGTGACACTCGGGGGCGCAACCCAACTCTTCTAGAGTTTCGTACGCTCGTGCGATTGCATCCCGCTTGGATGCTATCACTCGCAGTTTCCAGCGCCCGGCCTTCCCGTGGAGGGAGACGAGCGTGATGCTCTCTGTAATGAGCCTCCGGATGACTTGACGGGCGTGCTCATCCCATGTCACCCGGTATCGCCAGTGGCCGTCTTCTCCGCCGAACCGTTCGACCGCTGCGACGTTCGGGGACGATCGAATCGCCGCATCAATCGTGTGTTCGGGTGCATTAGCCTGTACTATCACCAGCGCGTGGTCGTCGGGATTGGCGATAGCGGGTTCGAGTTCGACCGTCGCGTCGGGCACGCGTTCGAACAGTTCGACGAAGGCGAACCCCTCGGCGGGGAGTTCGAACTGGGCAGTGCTTGCGTCGGTGGCTGCCGGCAGCTGCGGTGTCGGTGCGCTTACCGGCCGAGTGCGTTCAGCCATTGGAATGGCGGGTTGAGTGGGCTTTCCGGATTTGGCCCTTCTCGCGCAGTTTATCCTCGCAGTTCGGACAGACGCGTACACCGTGTGTTTCGGGCGGTGAGAACACACGCGCGTACTGATCGGTTACCCATCCCCCACAGTTTTCACAGTCGGGCATAGCTTGTAGAGAATGACATGGCTCCTCAATAGGTGTCGGCCTTCCTTATGAACCGATCTTATAGTAGTCTGCACATGCACGCTCATTGAGGTCATTCCACAGGCAGGGATGACAGTTCACATGCGAGGTCAACCGTTGGAAGCAAGGCAAACTCGAAAAGAACCGATTTAGGGGTCCTACTGGTGATTTAGTGCGCTGATGAGGTTCGTAAGAATGCTCTGCTGGCCGCGCTGGAGCCGACGGGAGAGCGCTTGCCCGCTAATCCCGAGTTCCTCGCCGAGCTCCTCGGCGGAGATGTCGCGTGGCACGTGGAAATAGCCACGCTCGAGCGCGAGCAAGAGCGCTTCCCGTTGTTTGGATGTGACACCCGTGAGCGACGGGATATGATCGGCCGTATCGGGGTTGTGGATGACGCGACGGACATCAATCGGTATGCTGTGGTCGTAGCATGCTTCCTGAAACGCTGAGAGTTCCTCCTGGTCTATCGCGCGGAGGCGAAAGAGCCACGCTTTGCCGTCAGTGGTGGTCGCCTCTTCGATGAAGATATCTCGATCTCGAAGCGCGTCGAGAAAGCCGTCGATTTCGTCGGTCCAGCCGATCCGGTAGAGATGAGCGTTGACGCGGCCGTCGAGATTGGTAAGATCTGCGACGGCAGAATGATCGCGAACGCGCTGTTCGAAGGCTGTGCGGTCGCCGTTGTGTTCTTTCCAGAAGTAGGGAACGAGCTGGTTGTCGACGGGAACGAACTGTGTGAGTTCGATGCGGGTGGTGGTATGAGAGAGCACCTCGCCGAAGACGAAATCGTCGGCGTTGATCGAAAGACTGGCGATGATGCTCATCGCCGGGACCTCCGTGGATGAGGGGGCGGGTCGGTCGTGTTGGTGGTGTACTCTGGACTACTGTCTGGGGCGGGATGTGCTATTGACATGGTGGTCTCCGTCGGTTCGACGGTCCCACATTCGAGAAAGCAAGTGACCCCCCGACTCAACACCTGCGCGACAACAACGACAACGATATCGGAGCCATTGGCCCCGAGAACGGGCGGAACGCCCGATGAGGGTGAGTGTTCACTGTTGGATGTGATTCCGTGTCTATCGACTAACGGCTTCGCCAGTGAAACGTCTTTGGATGGAGCCGAGAGACGATTTCGATGCGATCACACACGGTTGCGCGTCGAGAACGCCCAATTCTTATTTGGCATCAAATCTCCACCGGCCGGATTTCGAGGTCCGAAATCGCCACTGCAGCCGCTGATTTCGTATCTGCAAGCCGATAGCAGCAGGCGTTCGCTCGACAGGTCACCTTCTCCGCCGTGAACGGCGGAGCTTGGCGGTGGACTCCCGGTCTGGCCGATGCAGTTATGCGTCGGCAGGCGAAAACTCGCCGTTCCCGTTCAGCGTCCCCGTCTTCAGGGCGAGATGACGGTTCGCCCGTCCACGCGGAGACTTTTGCCCCGCGCGGACGTGTTTCATCGCGACGTTCTTCGCCGCGTTGTAGTCGGCGTGGTTCTCGTAGCCACACCTCCCACACCGAAACTCCGCCTGTGACGGGCGGTTGTTCCGGGCCGTGTGGCCGCACTTCGAGCAGCGCTGGCTGGTGTACGCCGGGTCCACCTGCACCGTGCGAATACCGCGTTCGTCGGCCTTGTACGAAACGAGGTCGAACAGGCGTCGGAACGCCCATGCATGAAACTTCTTCGCACCGGGCATCCGCTCGCGGATGTCAGTCAGGTCCTCGAAGGCGATACGCGAACAGTCGTGTTCGACCGCTTCGCTCACGATATCCTTCGAGATACGGTGCAACAGGTCGTCGACCCACCGCTGTTCGCGCTCGCCGAGTTGCTGAATCGTCCGGTGGGCTGACTCGGTCCCGGTCTGTTGCAACCCAGCACGAACGCTTTCGTACTGCTCGCGGCGGTGGTTCAACAGCCCACTCGACCAGAACCGTCCAGTTGAAGTCGCGGCGATATTCTCCACACCCACATCGACACCGAGAACCGTTCCGTTCTCGGCTTCTTCCGACACATCCTCGTCCTTCGCAACTGTGGTGTGGAGGTAGTACTCGCCGCTCTCCGAGCGGTAATGCAGCGTGCTCTCTCGAAGCTCCCATTCATCGCCGCGAAGATACTCGGTCTGTGGGTTCTCGCCTTCGGGCGGGAGAACGAAATCGCACTCGACGCGACCGTTCACCGTGGCAAGCGACACACCGTCCTCGCGGTAGGTGAGCGCCTTCTTGTTGTAGACGACGGTCGGTGCGGTGAACTCCGGCTTCGACGCGCGCTTGCCGTTCTCCCAGCGCGAGACGACACCCTTCGCGGCGTCGCCGGCAAGGTTTCGCGCCGCCTGTACGAGGTTCGCGTTCAAGCCGTCGGTGGCTTCGCGAGCCTGTTCGTAGGTCAAGTGGTGGAGTTTCGTTTTGTGCGTGATGACGTAGCCGTCGTCGTTGCGCTCGAAGGCCCGGTCGACGGCGATTTGGGCGGCCTGTCGAAACCTGTCAGTGGTTTCGTGGAGATCGTCGCGCCGGTCGTCGGGCACGTCGAGTTTGAGACAGACGGTACGTCTGAGCACGCGACATATGTAGTGTCGTCACTAATAAATACATCGATCGGGAGTCAACTGGCCGATACCGAACAGATGGCAGTTGCACAGTCTCACGAATCAGCTTACGCGATTCCGCCCCGCCCTTCAGCCCTTCGGGCTTCAGGACGGGGTTACCTCGCTGTCTAAAGATGTACGACGAACCGGCGAGCCAGCACCCCGAGTAGAGCGGTCTTTGCGGGACCGATGTGCAAAATCAGCGGTCACGAGAGGAGACCAGCGGCAAGTTTGTATGGCGTATCGACCTCTCTGACGTGGTAGCCGACTCCTCAACGGGGACAGGCGTTCTCACGAACGAGGCGAAAGATCTAATCAATCCTTTTGCTTGTTGACCGAGAGTACCCTGTATGTCCAGTGCATGTGTTGTCCGAGGCGAGATTCCAGCCGAGGAGTTTGCGCTCTACGAGGCGTTGAGTTCACTACCGGATGTTGAATTCGAAGTCGAACGCGTCGTGCAGAGTGGCGACGAAGCAGCCATGCCGCTCATGTGGATTCGTAACGCCGACTCTGAGGCCATCACAACCGCCTTTGAGGACGATCCTAGTGTCCAAAACCTCACGCTGTTGTCGTCGTTCGACAACGAACACTTGTATCGCATGGAATGGGTTTCTGAAGTGCAAGTCGTTCTCCAGATGCTGACGAACTCCAGTGCGACGATCACGGACGCATACGGAACTGATGGACGCTGGTATCTCCGCGTGCTCTACCCTGATCGCGACGCTCTGACGAAGACGACTAACTTCGTCGATGAAGAGGGTCTTACCTTTGAGGTGACTGCTATCCGGGAGATGGAAGGCGAACCTGCTGGCTTCTATGGGCTTACAGAGCCACAGTTTGAAGCGCTTAGCACCGCTCTCGTTGAAGGTTACTATCAGGTGCCTCGTGAGACCGAACAGAGCGAGCTCGCCAACGAACTCGGCATTTCGCATCAAGCGCTGTCCGAACGGCTCCGGCGCGCGACAGGCGCACTCATCGAAGACGCACTACTGGTTGGTGCAGTCCAAGCAAAACAAGATGAGCCGTGAATTGAGCTAATATGGAATGCTGGTAGTCTATTCAGTCTTAGCTGATTCCTGATTCAACGAGAAATTCTGAAGACACCCATCACCTGCAACGTCAGCCATTAGGATGCCCAGTGCGTTTTTGATAGCCAATGAATGTGGTTAGCACATTACCGTCCAAACCACTCAATCGTACGGAACGAAACCGGCTACGTGCCCACGAGGAAGTAGAAGCTCTCATCATTCTCGGAACAACCTCAATTGACGAGCGACATGAAGAGCGGGCAGAAAACGCGACGAGTATGGTGATTTTGATGAACGGGACCGTCTACGCGCTCAAATACGAGGAGTCCAAGTGGTCCACAGAAGTCCTTCAACGAAACGCCGATCGACGGGATCACCTCGAACAAGCGCTCAATCAATTAGAAGCCTAATACTGTTCGTAGCAGTGTGGTCGTACCTACGAGTCCGTCTCGTGCTTTTGAGAAGTTGGACGCGAAGGATCTGATGGAACTCGATGGCAACAGCCGCAACCGAGCATCCGCGGC encodes:
- a CDS encoding helix-turn-helix domain-containing protein, with the protein product MAERTRPVSAPTPQLPAATDASTAQFELPAEGFAFVELFERVPDATVELEPAIANPDDHALVIVQANAPEHTIDAAIRSSPNVAAVERFGGEDGHWRYRVTWDEHARQVIRRLITESITLVSLHGKAGRWKLRVIASKRDAIARAYETLEELGCAPECHSISTLGNGGIDSGGLTHRQHTALTRAFEMGYYNIPRDLTSAELATDLGVSHQALSERFRRAHRELIQNANIIE
- a CDS encoding DUF7563 family protein; translated protein: MPDCENCGGWVTDQYARVFSPPETHGVRVCPNCEDKLREKGQIRKAHSTRHSNG
- a CDS encoding helix-turn-helix domain-containing protein produces the protein MSIIASLSINADDFVFGEVLSHTTTRIELTQFVPVDNQLVPYFWKEHNGDRTAFEQRVRDHSAVADLTNLDGRVNAHLYRIGWTDEIDGFLDALRDRDIFIEEATTTDGKAWLFRLRAIDQEELSAFQEACYDHSIPIDVRRVIHNPDTADHIPSLTGVTSKQREALLLALERGYFHVPRDISAEELGEELGISGQALSRRLQRGQQSILTNLISALNHQ
- a CDS encoding RNA-guided endonuclease InsQ/TnpB family protein yields the protein MLRRTVCLKLDVPDDRRDDLHETTDRFRQAAQIAVDRAFERNDDGYVITHKTKLHHLTYEQAREATDGLNANLVQAARNLAGDAAKGVVSRWENGKRASKPEFTAPTVVYNKKALTYREDGVSLATVNGRVECDFVLPPEGENPQTEYLRGDEWELRESTLHYRSESGEYYLHTTVAKDEDVSEEAENGTVLGVDVGVENIAATSTGRFWSSGLLNHRREQYESVRAGLQQTGTESAHRTIQQLGEREQRWVDDLLHRISKDIVSEAVEHDCSRIAFEDLTDIRERMPGAKKFHAWAFRRLFDLVSYKADERGIRTVQVDPAYTSQRCSKCGHTARNNRPSQAEFRCGRCGYENHADYNAAKNVAMKHVRAGQKSPRGRANRHLALKTGTLNGNGEFSPADA
- a CDS encoding helix-turn-helix domain-containing protein codes for the protein MSSACVVRGEIPAEEFALYEALSSLPDVEFEVERVVQSGDEAAMPLMWIRNADSEAITTAFEDDPSVQNLTLLSSFDNEHLYRMEWVSEVQVVLQMLTNSSATITDAYGTDGRWYLRVLYPDRDALTKTTNFVDEEGLTFEVTAIREMEGEPAGFYGLTEPQFEALSTALVEGYYQVPRETEQSELANELGISHQALSERLRRATGALIEDALLVGAVQAKQDEP